The DNA segment aagggagagagagttttaGTCTAAATACAGactacttttaaattaaaattgtgaCCAGGAAGATatttcagttggtagaatgcttttCTCACCAGCACGGGGACTGAAGTTTGAGTTTCGGTGCCGAAATACCTCTGTGATCGCTCACACTGTGACCCCAGCATGGGACGGCAGACAGGAGGGTCCTGGATCTGCAGGGCCTTCAGTCCAGCTTATCAGTGAGGGCCATCAAGAATGCttaacattcacacacaaaattattACAATTGACCATACAGAAGAGATATATTATCTCTGTGTAGTCTGGGGTTAATCCTGCCATGAAGATGATGGGTAACAGGAATGTCCAAGAAGCCTGATTTTAACTGTTTGGTTCTTGGTTCTTTCAAAACTGCAGGAGCTATGAAGACATGATTGGTGAGGAGGTGCCACCAGATCAGTACTACTGGGCTCCTTTGGCTCAGCATGAGCGGGGAAGTTTAGCAAGCTTGGATAGTCTGCGAAAGGGAATGCCCCCACCTTCAAACTGGAGACAGCCTGAGCTGCCGGAGGTGATTGCCATGCTAGGCTTCCGCTTGGATGCTGTGAAGTCCAATGCTGCTGCATATCTGCAGCACCTGTGCTATCGCAACGACAAGGTGAAGACTGACGTGCGCAAGCTCAAGGGTATCCCAGTGTTGGTGGGATTGTTAGACCATCCCAAAAAGGAAGTGCACCTTGGAGCCTGTGGAGCTCTCAAGAATATCTCTTTTGGACGTGACCAAGATAACAAGATTGCCATAAAAAACTGTGATGGTGTTCCTGCCCTTGTCCGATTGCTGCGAAAAGCTCGTGATATGGACCTGACTGAAGTCATTACTGGTGAGTGCTGGGTTGGGAGTCACTTTTTATTAGAGAGGCAGGGATCTAGAGGTTTCTAGTCTATTACCTTTCAATTAATAATTgattaattttgagacaaggtctcactgtgtagctctggctggcctagaactcactatatagagcaGGCAGGACTTGAACTTGAAAacatttgcctgtctctgtctcccacgtGCCCCACTATGCCTGGCCAGTCCATTAACTTTTGGTTATAGGTTCTGGAGTAGTGGCCTTTAGGTCAAATCTGCCTCACAGATTTGATTGGATGTCACATGATACATGCAGTAATCTCTGACACATTCTGTAtgcttgtgtgttttctcttgtttttgttttgttttttaattttgtatttatgtgcattagtgttttggcTGCGTGTGTGCTTGTATGAGGAAGTtgggtgccctggagctggagttagagtgagctgccatgtgagtgctggaattgaacgtgtgtcctctggaagagcagcaaatgccctTAATTGCTGAggcatctatctctccagccactttctcttggatttttgagacagggtctttgcctggctgtcttggaactattATGTAGCGCAGACTGTACtcaacccacagagatcctctagtctctgcctcctgtgttctgggattaaaggcatgcaccaccatgtctggcacaTTCTGTTATTTTTGACCAACTGTAGTAGTAGAGGAGCTTGTTTTCCAAACACAGAAGCTGAATGTCAGTTGCCATTTATTCACAGTcttataatttgttttaaatatgtgcCTGTCTTGACTCAACCTGCCTGTTCCATTTAGAAATTTGAGCTTGTAGTTCTTTAATTAGAATGATATTTTCCAGATTGTATAGGGGGGTGATCCATTAGTGTGAATTGAGCACCTTAATGTGGGCCTAATTATAattacaggaagaagaaagaaagataaataataCTGATTCTCGATTGGCAAAATATTTTGGCCCCCAGAGGACATCTCCATTGTTGGAGTTGCTTTGGCTATTATAATTTGGGGTGGGGTAGAGAATCCTTGGCATGTAATGAATAAAGGCTAAGGATACTAGTTAGCTGGTAAGCATCCCGCAATAGACAGACAATGTCAGCACCCACAACAAAGAATTCTGTGGACCACAGTGACAAGTGACAGTGTTGCTGAGGTAGAGAAGCTGGAATAGACTGTTGAGCATGAATTATGGTAAATACTGTTTTGTAAACCTTTATTTcatgcctgtgtgtctgtattgaactacagaataaaatatatcttaCCGTGGGTCCTAAGCAGAAAGAAGCCTAGCTAACACTCCATGGAGTCACGTAGACTCTGTAATGGGCATATAAGAAGGAATAGGACACTGTTCAGACTCCTGTCTTGGGAGCTGGAGAGCCCTCTGATGACTTGTACCTGCCAGGAACCCTGTGGAATCTCTCATCCCATGACTCAATCAAAATGGAGATTGTGGATCATGCGCTGCACGCCTTGACGGACGAAGTGATCATTCCACACTCTGGCTGGGAGAGAGAACCCAATGAGGACTGTAAGCCGCGGCACATTGAATGGGAGTCGGTGCTCACTAACACAGCCGGCTGCCTTAGGTAAGTGAaggatttgtttttgagattataaaaatTGAATGCTTGCTGGGCTTGGTAGTACAGGCTTGTAAACCTCTCTGAGACTGAGTTAGTAGCCTGCCTATGCTAGAGTGAGCCCAAAACTAGCTGGGTACTttgtaaccctgtctcaaaaagggagtAGTCTGGCGGCAGGTAAATTGTAGCTTAGTGTAAAGTGTAGCCTGGGTGCGCACACATGCATCTCAGTGTGGACTTTTGTGGAGTGAtagaatgtctgtctgtctttctttctttctttctttctttctttctttctttctttctttctttctttctttcttttttaaaattagaagttGAGGGTTTGCTTTTTGCttgctccttttattttttattactttgttgTACTGAGGACCAAATTCAGGGCTTTGCATTTGCTAGGCAAGCTTTTACTCTACTTGAGGCTTCCACTCTGAGCTGTGTTTGACCTCAGCCTACCTGCCTTTGCTGCTTTCTTGTGTGCACCCTGCTTACCTACTCCTGTGTTTGctcctgcccttcttcctcccgcTCTGGTCACTTTTGTTTCTATCTAATTAGGTAAATGCTTGTGTAGAACCTTCCTAGTCCCTGTCACAGTTATCTGCATTTCAAGTCAGGCACCTTGTCACTCCTTAGATGTGTACTTCTGTGGAATAAGTGACTCTTCTGTCTGGGTTTACTGACGTTTACGTTGGCGTTCCATCCCCACAAACCCCCATTTTGTGGTGCTGGGTATTGGACCCGTTACCTTGTATGTACTTGGGCAAGCTTATACCACATAGCTGTATTCCTACCCCTGATTTTTACTCACATGTGagtgcacacaagcacatgcctgcatgcacacacttgtgtgtggtggtggaggaggtggataGGGTTTGCTTTGTAATAAGTCTAATCCGGCGTCAGAGTCTCTTCCtactgctgcctcccaagtgctagggatCACAGGTGTGGACTACCATTTGGGGCTGTGGTATacaatttttaattaactaatgtgtgtgggtgttttgtatACATATTTTCTATGCACCACCTGTGTGTCTGGTGTCTGATGATGCCTGaagagagggtgtcaggtcctccGGGGCTAGAACCACTgtggagtgctggggattgactgCCCTTTCCAGACCTTGGTATACATTTTTCAACTTGACTGCAAGCTTAAAAAGTTTAGAAGACAGACTAGCAGTCAATTTCCAACTGCAGTGCCTTGCTTTTAATACGAAATAGAAAAGGTATTAAGGAAGCTTTAGAATAGATGGAGAAAGATATCAAAGGATGACTTCAGGGATGTGAGTCATCTTCAGAACTGTGTGTTTTCCCTTAGAAATGTAAGCTCAGAGAGGAGTGAAGCTCGCCGGAAGCTTCGGGAATGCGATGGCTTAGTTGATGCCCTCATTTTCATTGTTCAGGCAGAAATTGGGCAGAAGGATTCAGACAGCAAGGTAAGTTAATGACTGGGTGAATGTTGTTCACAAGGTAATTGTGGTTTAGATCTACCACTTCAGGCTGTCAGATAGTATAAAATACTCACGCCAACCCTTCTCCTTAACATGGGCATTTAGTTTAGAAGAAgagaagtttgtgtgtgtgcaggtccacAGGAGCAGCCAGGAGAACATTGGTGTCCTTTTCACCCAGGcattctccaccttattctttggAGGCAAGATCTCACTTTGAGGTTGTATTCTCTGGCTAGGCTGGCAGCAAATGCTCTCTAGCAATCCTGTCTCTGTTCCTATGGCACTGGGTTTACAGGTACATTCAggaccatgcctggcttgttgtCCATCAAGTGCTGTTAAAGAGTAACCGGATGGTCACAAAGATAGTTTCTTTAGCTCCTCCCCTTAAGTAGGGAGAACATCACTAGATGCCACGTCACTAAATTGCTGCAGAAGCCATTGTGTCTGTAGTTGGACCTTCTGAAGATGGCAGGGGTTTTGAGGCGCCTTTTAGGATTGctattttaatattcaaattaTGGAGCCAGAATTTCTTGGAAGTCATTGCAGACATTCTGTCTTTCAACTGAACCTTTCGTTTGATATCTCTCAGCTTGTGGAGAACTGTGTTTGCCTGCTTCGGAACTTATCATATCAAGTTCACCGTGAAATCCCTCAGGCAGAACGCTACCAAGAGGCACTCCCCAGTGTGGCTAACAATACCGGGCCACATGCTGCCAGTTGCTTTGGGGCCAAGAAGGGCAAAGGTGAGTCATAGTTCCTGTTCTTTAATATGGGACAAGGAGGAACACTTAGCTTTAAGGCACTTATAAGTTGTCCAGAAGTCTACCTGGTGAAGACACGTCCTTTTGCTTTGCTTCTCCCCTTGATCTGTATGctttggtggtgatggtggtggtggtggtgatggcggtgGTGATGGTTGTTAGTGAATTGGTATATGGGACAGTGAAGGACAAGAACTCAACTAATCTGGGGCTTTCCTCCTTATTCCTCCTCCTTTGCTTTCTTGTGTTCTCGCCCACGATCCTGTTGACATCTTTCTCCTgcgttttcttccttcccttctctcctcgcTTTCCACCTTGGTGATGCGCTGGAAGATGAGTGGTTCTCCAGAGGTGAGTGCAGTCTTTTAAGGCGCTTGTCTCCTTCTAATCTGCATGTTTGGGTTTTTTCCTTCCCTTAATTTTCCTTGTGTAACCTTCCCTGTGATGCACGCAGGAAAAGCACTGGAACAAGTGTAGTTCTCCTGGGCTGTGGTCTCGACATGCTGGTCTAGACAGCAGTCTCTGTTAGCAGAGCTCAGTTAATGCAGCAAGAGTGGCTATCCTTTTTGTACCAGTCTATTGCCTGGTTTGGGTCCTGTTTGGGCAGCTGTGTGTGGGGTTCCCTTTGGCTCTTTTGATGCTGCATCTCTGAGTTGAAGATtctgactgaagaatggaaaacTGTTTGAGATgaactctttcctttctttaaaagcttCTTACCAGATTCTCTTTACCCTTCCCATTTTTATAGGGAAAAAGCCTACAGAGGATCCAGCAAATGATACCGTGGATTTCCCTAAAAGAACTAGTCCTGCTCGAGGTAAGTTGTCCTTTTTCTCAGTCTGCAGAGATCTGAGATAAGGCTTTTGTGCATGGTAACATGTTTTATACACTATATTAACAATTCTCTCTCTTGTTGGATTTGAAGTGATATTGAAGGTATTGGGAAAACTCACAGTATTTAATTTCAAGTCAGAAGCTAGGCTGAGTGTAATGGTACATGCCTGCAAACTTAGTACTTGGGcaactaaggcaggaggattgctgtgacttCAAAACCAGAGTGGGATAGAGGGTGAGAGaatgcctcaaaaaagaaaagacagacttAGCTAGCTAAGTGGCAAGTGCAGTTTTTTGATCTTGAGTCTTACTATTAGAAGAAATCTCTTTTACAGCTTAGATTTTTGGACCCACTGTATTGGTGAAATAAACTTGCTAGCTTTCCATAAATACAAAAGATGTTAATTATTAAATCTCAGGTTGTTCCTTTCATTTAGGTGTTTTCATGGTGGGGAGAATTACTGAGTTAAATCAGAAGTAGTTTATTTGTTTGACAGGTTGAACCATTAAACCTGATTGCTCAAGGTGAAAACAAGGCTTAAGTTAGCCATGAATACAAgtcaaggaggaaggagagaggatttAATGTGATGGAACTGATGTATATTCTGTTTTCACCatagggtttggttttgttttttgagatagggtcacactatgtagcgctggctgtctGGAAACTATAGAttaggttgacttcaaactcacagagattcacctgcctctgcctcccaaatgctaagattaagTGTGTATATACTGCTTCaggcagctgggcatggtggtccatgcttgtagtcctagcactggagaggctacACTAGTGCTTTAGAAATATGACAGGAAgatgatgagtttgaggccagtctatgTGACattacaagaccctgtctcaaaagacaaaatgaaaacttGAGAAGAAAGAGATGTGGGATGAAGCCTCCGAGTTTGCTCTTGAGTTGATAGGGATGTGGAAGGAGCATAGTGTTGGAGATGCAGGACTGTAGGCAGGCACAGTCTGGTTTGTAAGCATTGATCAGCATTTTCTGTCTTGCCCTTTCTTGTATAGGCTATGAACTCTTATTTCAGCCAGAAGTGGTGCGGATATACATTTCACTCCTTAAGGAGAGCAAGACGCCTGCCATCCTAGAAGCCTCTGCTGGAGCCATCCAGAATTTGTGTGCTGGGCGCTGGACAGTGAGTACCTCTGAGAGAACAGATTTGGAGATAGGGAACTAGGTCATTTGCTGCCATTTGTAATCTTTTCACCGCTTGCTCCTAGTATGGCCGATACATCCGCTCTGCTTTGCGTCAGGAGAAGGCTCTCTCTGCCATAGCTGACCTCCTGACCAGCGAACATGAGCGAGTAGTGAAAGCTGCATCCGGGGCGCTGAGAAACCTGGCTGTGGATGCTCGGAACAAAGAGTTAATTGGTAAGGGTTTGAATCAGTGCTAGCACAGCAAAATGTTTAGTTATTTGTTGATGTCACCCAAGAGaaggattcttttctttctttttctttttttcctgagacagggtttctctgtagctttggaacctgtcctggaactagctttgtagaccaggctgaccttgaactcacagaaatccgcctgcctctgcttcctgagtgctggaaagtGCTCAGCCTGACTGAGGAGGATTCTGTAATAATCTTCCTTTATGTATCAGAATGTTGGTGAAAGTTGATGGTTTAGTGGTTCTTAAAAGAGCACAAGGGGGGATGTTTCTTCAAAAACATTCTAGCATGGTTATTTGTTGACtctctgcttttttctttctctctaggtattaagaatttttctattttttttttcatttgcccAGGTACAGTTAGGTAGTGGCAGAACCCAagttattgatatttttaaattcataaggACTCTGTTCCATTGACTTATCATATAATAATACTGGACATATTGTTTTCATTAGTATATGTGCAGAGACCAGACAGTATATTTTAATGGCCAGTATCACATTGTCTTAGTGCActtgaggaaggaggaagggcagTGAGTTCATGGCTATCTTGTATTCTTTGCCCCTTTGATATAATCTTACTTAATAATGAAGTTGATTTGTATAGCTAGAAATTGCACTTGACCTGATTTCTGTAAAGGGTATTGTAAGACTCCTCCTAACTATTATATGGCCCCCTGGCCTGActgccttttctccctcctgGGTTACTTTTGTCTTCTGCTATAGGCAAACATGCCATTCCTAACTTGGTAAAGAATCTGCCAGGAGGTCAGCAGAACTCCTCCTGGAATTTCTCTGAAGACACTGTGGTTTCTATTTTGAACACCATCAATGAAGTTATTGCTGAGAACTTGGAAGCTGCCAAAAAGCTTCGAGAGACCCAGGGCATCGAGAAGCTGGTGTTGATCAACAAATCAGGGTGAGTTTATACTCGATCAGAGCTGGGAGGATCTGAGTGCAAGAGAAGAGTTTTCTGCAAGGGGCTGCCCTCTGCATTACCCTGTGACAACTTTCATTCTTAATGTTGGTCTCTACATTGCCAATGGATGCATACATGCATTATCCAAAACTATGTCAGCGTTTCCGGCAGAATATATAATTTGGCGAAAACTTTGATTTCacccatttttacatttttatgttcttGTGCTgttagagtagtggttctcaacctgtgggtcatgacccctttggggttgtcAAATGAGCCTTtacaggggtcatctaagactatcagaaaacacagatatttacaatatgatacacaacagtagcaaaattatagttatgaagtgtaatgaaaataattttatgattggggcaTCATCAGGACATGAACGGTATTAAAGGGCTGTGTATTATGAAGGTACAAATTAGGAACTATTTTGGAACTACTAGGAACTACTATTTTGGAACTATTAGGAACTACTGTGTTAGAGAGTACAGGTTCAAGATTCCCTGGTCTTGGAGCCAAGCTGTGTATGGTTTTACTTTCCTCCATAGGAATCGCTCAGAAAAAGAAGTTCGGGCAGCAGCTCTTGTCTTGCAGACGATCTGGGGCTACAAGGAGCTTCGGAAGCCAttggaaaaagaagggtggaagAAATCAGACTTCCAGGTCCAACACTCTTTGCCAGAGCTTTGGCTTTTCTTCTCCTTGGTCCTCGGCTAGTGCCTCTGTCTTTTGGTGTCTTCTAAACCCAAGTCTTTCTGTTGGTGAAGACTTTATTGGTACACTATCTTTGTCCAGTGGTGCCCAGTTCACTTTTGCTTATGTAGTTCTGTTCTCTTGATGTTGAACACGCAGTAGATACAGGTGGTGGTGATATACGGCCATTGTGACCCCTCCCCATACACTCTGACCCTTCCATGTGCTTACCAttctctgattcttctgcctctatccCCCAAGTACCAGCATTATAGATAAGTGTCAGTGCCTACCCTCAGATTCTTTTTCTCAAGAGTTATAGTTGTCAGTAGGAACCTAGAAATTTAAGTCTGTCAGAGGAAGAATGTGAGTGAGGGCTTGTGCAGGCGatcacagagaaggaaatcacTAGTCTTTAAGAGCTTCTGAAGCAGGAGGTGCATGGTtaggagggggcagagagaagtGGGTATATTCAGGTTTCTATGACATTGGGTTTTATGTCTGCCTCCAGGTGAATCTAAACAATGCATCGAGAAGCCAGAGCAGCCATTCATACGATGATAGCACTCTCCCTCTCATTGACCGGAACCAGAAATCAGGTACAATAACGATAGTGTACCCTTCCCTTTTTAGTGTTCCCACCATTGCTTAATGTCTTGTTGACTGAGAGGGGTGGGGGGTGTGTTTATTTCTACATGAGCTAGACCCTGAAGAGGGGAGCAATGCTTTGCCTCGGGATTCTAATGTGAAAGAGAAGAGGTTTGCACTTATAAATTAAAACAGGCAGGGAAGggtgtggtggtgcgcacctgtaatcccagtccagGACTctgaggtggaggagggaggatcAGTATGTCAAGGCTAGACTTGACtaagtgaaactttgtctcaaaagaaaacaaccaaaatcaAAGTAGTTGGTGAGCTTGAGTGTGgctcctctctttccctgtgGACTCAGAGAGCGAGGCCTAGTTTTTCTgtttaattctttctcttttaaatttctgtGTCCTATTGACTGAAGTGCTAGGGTAATTATTAGTGTTTTTCCAGTTGAAAAACTAAACACTCCTGACAACCAGAAAGTCTATTACTTCTAGTACACCGCTATTACTACTTTAGGTtatagcactgtgtgtgtgtgtgcttgtgtttcaTGTTTGTCggttactggggattgaactcagggctttctaggcaagtgttctatgtCCCTAACTGACTTAGAGCTTGTAAACCACTTTGCCATACATGAATTACATATTTTGtgttgtatacatacatacatacatacatacatacatacatacatacacacacacacacacacacacgtatttctTTTTCACTGAAAGTATGTGTTGTAACCCTTCTTATCTTAATGATTTTGGCTTCTGATTTGACCCATGGCTTTAGtgtggtgtctttttttttaaagatttatttatttatttatttatttatttattgtgtatgtcatattctgcctccatgtatgcccacatgcccgAAGAGGGTGCCACATCTcactacagatgattgtgagccaccatgtggttgctgggaattgaactcacgacctctggaaaagcagccagagctcttagccactgagccatctttccaacccctagAGTGTGGTGTCTTGGACATATGTACAGATGGCATACAAGCAGTGGTGCTTGCTGCTGGTTGCTCAGCATGAATAAGGATAACAGCAAGTTACTGCACAAATTACTTTCATTACCATATACTGTATAAAAAGCTATCTGCACTCAAGAGCATCCTCGATGGAGCTATAGGCACTAGTGTCTCCGAGTGCACATCATTTTGATATGTAGTGCGAATGAGGACGTGTGCAGCACCTGTGCTGTCTAGAGGCAGACTGTAGGCCTGCTTAAAGAGTGCTGCTTTACTTTAGGGCGCAACTGAGATGTGATTATTCGGCAAGCATTTCCCAAAAATAAATGTGGAAATCTTATCACTTTAGTTAAAAAAGTAGggccagctgggcagtggtgacacacgcctttaatcccagcacttggaaggcagagacaggcggatttctgtgagtttgaggccaggctggtctataagagctagttccaggacaggctccaaactatagagaaaccctgtcttgaaaaaccctcCCCAGTAGCTAAACAGGTAAACTCACTTCCTTCCACCCTGACAACCTGACTTCCTCCCtgagagagagctgactcctgaaagttgtcctctgacctccagatccATGTCTTAGTATGGATGGACACACACAAGAcgtaataatagaaaaaataaaaataaagtgttaagaatagaaataacaaaaatggCTTTTATGATTATAAAGTAATGATatcatataaatgttttaaaaatatacatgcatatttaaatgtgttaattttatgACGTTTGCATAGTTCTGTAAACCATTTTCTTGCAGACAAATGCAATGTCGTGGAGACAGTGCCATGACATTCAAAATCTTCTATgagtaaatgttttatttaaggaCAAGACAGGGTAACCCATCTATTTTTTCAGGTTTTCTTAAGGCAGCGTCTTGCCATGAGCCCCACAGTTACCTGGAACTCCTGTagaaccaggctggtctggaacttgcattgatcccctgcctctgc comes from the Microtus pennsylvanicus isolate mMicPen1 chromosome 9, mMicPen1.hap1, whole genome shotgun sequence genome and includes:
- the Ctnnd1 gene encoding catenin delta-1 isoform X1; the protein is MDDSEVESTASILASVKEQEAQFEKLTRALEEERRHVSAQLERVRVSPQDANTLMANGTLTRRHQNGRFMGDADLERQKFSDLKLNGPQDHNHLLYSTIPRMQEPGQIVETYTEEDPEGAMSVVSVETSDDGTTRRTETTVKKVVKTVTTRTVQPVPMGPDGLPVDASVSNSYIQTLGRDFRKNGNGGPGPYVGQAGTATLPRNFHYPPDGYGRHYEDGYPGGSDNYGSLSRVTRIEERYRPSMEGYRAPSRQDVYGPQPQVRVGGSSVDLHRFHPEPYGLEDDQRSMGYDDLDYGMMSDYGTARRTGTPSDPRRRLRSYEDMIGEEVPPDQYYWAPLAQHERGSLASLDSLRKGMPPPSNWRQPELPEVIAMLGFRLDAVKSNAAAYLQHLCYRNDKVKTDVRKLKGIPVLVGLLDHPKKEVHLGACGALKNISFGRDQDNKIAIKNCDGVPALVRLLRKARDMDLTEVITGTLWNLSSHDSIKMEIVDHALHALTDEVIIPHSGWEREPNEDCKPRHIEWESVLTNTAGCLRNVSSERSEARRKLRECDGLVDALIFIVQAEIGQKDSDSKLVENCVCLLRNLSYQVHREIPQAERYQEALPSVANNTGPHAASCFGAKKGKDEWFSRGKKPTEDPANDTVDFPKRTSPARGYELLFQPEVVRIYISLLKESKTPAILEASAGAIQNLCAGRWTYGRYIRSALRQEKALSAIADLLTSEHERVVKAASGALRNLAVDARNKELIGKHAIPNLVKNLPGGQQNSSWNFSEDTVVSILNTINEVIAENLEAAKKLRETQGIEKLVLINKSGNRSEKEVRAAALVLQTIWGYKELRKPLEKEGWKKSDFQVNLNNASRSQSSHSYDDSTLPLIDRNQKSDKKPDREEIPMSNMGSNTKSLDNNYSTLNERGDHNRTLDRSGDLGDMEPLKGAPLMQDEGQESLEEELDVLVLDDEGDQVSYSPMQKI
- the Ctnnd1 gene encoding catenin delta-1 isoform X4; translation: MDDSEVESTASILASVKEQEAQFEKLTRALEEERRHVSAQLERVRVSPQDANTLMANGTLTRRHQNGRFMGDADLERQKFSDLKLNGPQDHNHLLYSTIPRMQEPGQIVETYTEEDPEGAMSVVSVETSDDGTTRRTETTVKKVVKTVTTRTVQPVPMGPDGLPVDASVSNSYIQTLGRDFRKNGNGGPGPYVGQAGTATLPRNFHYPPDGYGRHYEDGYPGGSDNYGSLSRVTRIEERYRPSMEGYRAPSRQDVYGPQPQVRVGGSSVDLHRFHPEPYGLEDDQRSMGYDDLDYGMMSDYGTARRTGTPSDPRRRLRSYEDMIGEEVPPDQYYWAPLAQHERGSLASLDSLRKGMPPPSNWRQPELPEVIAMLGFRLDAVKSNAAAYLQHLCYRNDKVKTDVRKLKGIPVLVGLLDHPKKEVHLGACGALKNISFGRDQDNKIAIKNCDGVPALVRLLRKARDMDLTEVITGTLWNLSSHDSIKMEIVDHALHALTDEVIIPHSGWEREPNEDCKPRHIEWESVLTNTAGCLRNVSSERSEARRKLRECDGLVDALIFIVQAEIGQKDSDSKLVENCVCLLRNLSYQVHREIPQAERYQEALPSVANNTGPHAASCFGAKKGKDEWFSRGKKPTEDPANDTVDFPKRTSPARGYELLFQPEVVRIYISLLKESKTPAILEASAGAIQNLCAGRWTYGRYIRSALRQEKALSAIADLLTSEHERVVKAASGALRNLAVDARNKELIGKHAIPNLVKNLPGGQQNSSWNFSEDTVVSILNTINEVIAENLEAAKKLRETQGIEKLVLINKSGNRSEKEVRAAALVLQTIWGYKELRKPLEKEGWKKSDFQVNLNNASRSQSSHSYDDSTLPLIDRNQKSDKKPDREEIPMSNMGSNTKSLDNNYSTLNERGDHNRTLDRSGDLGDMEPLKGAPLMDEGQESLEEELDVLVLDDEGDQVSYSPMKI
- the Ctnnd1 gene encoding catenin delta-1 isoform X3; this encodes MDDSEVESTASILASVKEQEAQFEKLTRALEEERRHVSAQLERVRVSPQDANTLMANGTLTRRHQNGRFMGDADLERQKFSDLKLNGPQDHNHLLYSTIPRMQEPGQIVETYTEEDPEGAMSVVSVETSDDGTTRRTETTVKKVVKTVTTRTVQPVPMGPDGLPVDASVSNSYIQTLGRDFRKNGNGGPGPYVGQAGTATLPRNFHYPPDGYGRHYEDGYPGGSDNYGSLSRVTRIEERYRPSMEGYRAPSRQDVYGPQPQVRVGGSSVDLHRFHPEPYGLEDDQRSMGYDDLDYGMMSDYGTARRTGTPSDPRRRLRSYEDMIGEEVPPDQYYWAPLAQHERGSLASLDSLRKGMPPPSNWRQPELPEVIAMLGFRLDAVKSNAAAYLQHLCYRNDKVKTDVRKLKGIPVLVGLLDHPKKEVHLGACGALKNISFGRDQDNKIAIKNCDGVPALVRLLRKARDMDLTEVITGTLWNLSSHDSIKMEIVDHALHALTDEVIIPHSGWEREPNEDCKPRHIEWESVLTNTAGCLRNVSSERSEARRKLRECDGLVDALIFIVQAEIGQKDSDSKLVENCVCLLRNLSYQVHREIPQAERYQEALPSVANNTGPHAASCFGAKKGKDEWFSRGKKPTEDPANDTVDFPKRTSPARGYELLFQPEVVRIYISLLKESKTPAILEASAGAIQNLCAGRWTYGRYIRSALRQEKALSAIADLLTSEHERVVKAASGALRNLAVDARNKELIGKHAIPNLVKNLPGGQQNSSWNFSEDTVVSILNTINEVIAENLEAAKKLRETQGIEKLVLINKSGNRSEKEVRAAALVLQTIWGYKELRKPLEKEGWKKSDFQVNLNNASRSQSSHSYDDSTLPLIDRNQKSDKKPDREEIPMSNMGSNTKSLDNNYSTLNERGDHNRTLDRSGDLGDMEPLKGAPLMDEGQESLEEELDVLVLDDEGDQVSYSPMQKI
- the Ctnnd1 gene encoding catenin delta-1 isoform X2, translating into MDDSEVESTASILASVKEQEAQFEKLTRALEEERRHVSAQLERVRVSPQDANTLMANGTLTRRHQNGRFMGDADLERQKFSDLKLNGPQDHNHLLYSTIPRMQEPGQIVETYTEEDPEGAMSVVSVETSDDGTTRRTETTVKKVVKTVTTRTVQPVPMGPDGLPVDASVSNSYIQTLGRDFRKNGNGGPGPYVGQAGTATLPRNFHYPPDGYGRHYEDGYPGGSDNYGSLSRVTRIEERYRPSMEGYRAPSRQDVYGPQPQVRVGGSSVDLHRFHPEPYGLEDDQRSMGYDDLDYGMMSDYGTARRTGTPSDPRRRLRSYEDMIGEEVPPDQYYWAPLAQHERGSLASLDSLRKGMPPPSNWRQPELPEVIAMLGFRLDAVKSNAAAYLQHLCYRNDKVKTDVRKLKGIPVLVGLLDHPKKEVHLGACGALKNISFGRDQDNKIAIKNCDGVPALVRLLRKARDMDLTEVITGTLWNLSSHDSIKMEIVDHALHALTDEVIIPHSGWEREPNEDCKPRHIEWESVLTNTAGCLRNVSSERSEARRKLRECDGLVDALIFIVQAEIGQKDSDSKLVENCVCLLRNLSYQVHREIPQAERYQEALPSVANNTGPHAASCFGAKKGKDEWFSRGKKPTEDPANDTVDFPKRTSPARGYELLFQPEVVRIYISLLKESKTPAILEASAGAIQNLCAGRWTYGRYIRSALRQEKALSAIADLLTSEHERVVKAASGALRNLAVDARNKELIGKHAIPNLVKNLPGGQQNSSWNFSEDTVVSILNTINEVIAENLEAAKKLRETQGIEKLVLINKSGNRSEKEVRAAALVLQTIWGYKELRKPLEKEGWKKSDFQVNLNNASRSQSSHSYDDSTLPLIDRNQKSDKKPDREEIPMSNMGSNTKSLDNNYSTLNERGDHNRTLDRSGDLGDMEPLKGAPLMQDEGQESLEEELDVLVLDDEGDQVSYSPMKI